From the genome of Lotus japonicus ecotype B-129 chromosome 6, LjGifu_v1.2, one region includes:
- the LOC130724676 gene encoding uncharacterized protein LOC130724676, whose amino-acid sequence MAEEGKPDAQLFHLLSSLLHEVEALTNQEEVELRSKIETLGLEVTKVPQQSTKQLNELEIAKELDRLSAKLDDVDEMISTTMASDPQVQSLLSGTADLWMPVITATSEERRKFAASTGDTTTETDGEPSK is encoded by the exons ATGGCAGAGGAAGGGAAACCAGATGCACAGCTTTTCCACCTTCTCTCAAGTCTCCTCCACGAG GTTGAAGCATTGACAAATCAAGAAGAAGTTGAACTGCGTTCTAAAATTGAAACCCTTGGATTAGAGGTTACAAAAGTTCCTCAACAGTCAACCAAGCAGCTTAATGAg TTGGAAATAGCCAAGGAACTGGATAGATTATCAGCAAAATTGGATGATGTGGATGAGATGATATCGACAACCATGGCTTCAGATCCACAGGTGCAGTCACTCTTGAGTGGTACTGCTGATTTGTGGATGCCGGTCATCACTGCTACCTCTGAGGAAAGACGTAAATTTGCAGCCTCTACTGGAGACACCACCACCGAAACAGATGGGGAACCCTCTAAATAG
- the LOC130724677 gene encoding putative pentatricopeptide repeat-containing protein At1g03510 yields the protein MLELELRPRLITLLALLPACVNVAALNLIKEIHGYGIRNDIDPHPQLGSGLIEAYGRCGCLVNSCNVFSKMRDMDKDVVAWSSLISAYALHGEAKAALETFKEMEMAGVKPDGITFLGVLKACSHAGFADDALCYFTRMQRDYGVEASSDHYSCLVDVLSRAGRLHEAYEVIRGMPVKVTAKAWGALLGACRNFGELGLAEIAGKALAEVEPENAANYVLLAKMYASVGRQEEAERLRREMRERGVKSTTGSSWVVYSES from the coding sequence ATGCTTGAGCTAGAACTCAGGCCGCGTTTGATAACGCTGCTTGCTTTGCTCCCTGCTTGTGTTAACGTCGCGGCGCTGAATTTGATTAAGGAGATTCATGGGTATGGAATAAGGAATGATATCGACCCGCATCCCCAATTGGGTAGTGGACTAATTGAGGCTTATGGAAGATGTGGTTGCCTTGTGAATTCGTGTAACGTGTTTTCGAAAATGAGGGATATGGATAAGGATGTGGTTGCGTGGAGTAGTCTGATATCTGCGTATGCGCTTCACGGGGAGGCTAAAGCCGCGTTGGAGACGTTCAAGGAAATGGAAATGGCGGGAGTGAAGCCTGATGGGATCACTTTCCTCGGGGTGTTGAAGGCTTGCAGCCATGCCGGGTTTGCGGATGATGCATTGTGTTATTTTACGAGAATGCAGAGGGATTATGGTGTGGAGGCGAGTAGCGATCATTACTCGTGCTTGGTGGATGTGTTGAGTAGGGCTGGGAGGTTGCATGAGGCGTACGAGGTGATAAGAGGGATGCCGGTGAAAGTGACCGCCAAGGCGTGGGGCGCGCTTCTTGGGGCTTGTAGGAATTTTGGGGAGTTGGGATTGGCTGAGATTGCAGGGAAAGCTTTGGCCGAGGTTGAGCCTGAGAATGCTGCAAATTATGTTCTGTTGGCAAAGATGTATGCTAGTGTTGGGAGACAGGAGGAGGCAGAGAGATTGAGGAGGGAAATGAGAGAGCGGGGAGTGAAGTCAACAACTGGTAGTAGCTGGGTTGTGTATTCAGAGTCATGA
- the LOC130725517 gene encoding uncharacterized protein LOC130725517 — MNNLEATIANLTALMAQQVTNSAAREEAEALRTAAREQAEAQRATAATQLQADENARRAAQEERELVAAQTKGLNDFKRQDPPKFAGGFDPEVADSWLQELEKIFAFLHTAEATKVDYAAYLLTGEAEYWWRGAKAMMEADGRAITWVVFRRAFLDKYFPASVKMVKEEEFLRLRQGSMSVAEYAVKLEALAKHFRFFHDQMDEDYMCGRFTLGLNYELQRAVRLTSIHRYQELVEKAKSIEAIDNLRSRPAFRPNQGSGGPNRSAPGRFDRNKSFQKKPFQRPQNRGTSSGYSHSFGNFVPRPTQSDTSEIVCHRCSKKGHFANRCPDLVCWNCQKTGHSGKDCTNPKVEAATNAIAARRPAPAANKGKRPVASARVYTVSGAESSRADGLIRSVGSVNGKPLTILFDSGATHSFIDLACALRLELKLTELPFDLVTKSLLQT; from the exons ATGAATAATTTGGAAGCCACAATTGCCAACTTGACAGCCTTGATGGCTCAGCAAGTCACTAATTCTGCAGCTCGGGAAGAAGCTGAAGCACTCCGTACTGCTGCTAGGGAACAAGCTGAGGCACAACGTGCAACTGCTGCTACCCAACTTCAGGCAGATGAGAATGCTAGGCGTGCTGCACAGGAGGAGCGTGAGTTGGTAGCCGCTCAGACTAAGGGGCTCAATGACTTCAAAAGGCAGGATCCGCCGAAGTTCGCTGGTGGATTTGATCCGGAAGTGGCTGATTCTTGGTTACAGGAATTGGAGAAGATCTTTGCTTTCCTTCACACTGCCGAAGCTACCAAGGTGGACTATGCTGCATATCTGTTGACTGGggaagctgagtattggtggcgcgGAGCCAAAGCTATGATGGAGGCTGATGGTAGAGCTATTACTTGGGTGGTCTTTCGCAGAGCTTTCCTGGACAAATACTTTCCGGCCAGTGTCAAGATGGTCAAGGAGGAAGagtttctgaggcttcgacaGGGATCGATGTCTGTGGCTGAATATGCAGTAAAGTTAGAGGCTCTGGCTAAACATTTCCGGTTCTTTCACGACCAGATGGATGAGGATTATATGTGTGGCAGGTTTACTCTTGGGCTGAATTATGAGTTACAGCGGGCTGTTAGACTGACCAGCATCCATCGTTATCAGGAGTTGGTGGAGAAAGCTAAGTCCattgaggccattgataatCTCAGATCAAGGCCTGCTTTCCGTCCAAATCAGGGCAGTGGAGGCCCCAACAGATCAGCACCAGGGAGGTTTGACAGGAACAAGTCTTTTCAGAAGAAACCGTTTCAGCGCCCTCAGAATCGGGGTACTTCGTCGGGGTATTCTCACTCTTTCGGGAATTTTGTACCGAGGCCTACACAGTCTGATACTTCAGAGATAGTTTGTCACCGCTGTTCAAAGAAGGGTCATTTTGCAAACCGTTGTCCCGACTTAGTATGCTGGAATTGTCAGAAGACTGGTCACAGTGGTAAGGATTGCACAAATCCCAAGGTTGAGGCTGCTACTAATGCTATTGCTGCTCGGAGGCCAGCCCCTGCTGCTAATAAAGGGAAGAGGCCTGTTGCTAGTGCTCGAGTTTATACAGTTAGCGGTGCTGAGTCCAGCAGAGCTGATGGACTGATTCGGAGCGTCGGGAGCGTGAATGGTAAACCTTTAACTATACTGTTTGACtctggtgctacgcattcattCATAGACTTAGCTTGTGCTTTGAGGTTAGAGCTAAAGTTAACTGAATTGCCTTTTGATCTTGTG ACAAAGAGTTTGTTACAAACTTGA